One window of the Ureibacillus sp. FSL W7-1570 genome contains the following:
- a CDS encoding ABC transporter substrate-binding protein, with protein MLKRKSLLGFLLGVLLLILSACGGQDSASPSTSSDSSGSDGKRTVVVGGLYDITGGTGDVGTPYAEGEKAYFEYLEMKGGVEGLNLKLIGKDYAYQIPEAQKLYQELRDKEKAVAILGWGTGDTEALRQQVASDQLPFISASYSENLKNIKESPYNFLTAASYSDQGRAILKWIVENHEGDTPPTLALLYNDTAFGRSPIEDIKAYAKEVGVEVVDEQVIDVQATEAQSQLLNMEKKNPDYAIIQQTWGATSTILRDAKTLGIDTQFIGLNWAAGEGIIDIVGADVAEGYMGILSHAFPYEDMPGMAEIKEYLDAKGKTIDDINQKFVQGWVAAKIMVEAIKIAAEKYPDGDLTGPQIREGLESIQNLDLGGLAANVSFAPDNHAGTEKTRLGIVKNGKWEPITDYFSHND; from the coding sequence ATGTTGAAACGCAAAAGTTTATTGGGGTTTTTACTAGGGGTGTTGTTGCTCATTCTTTCAGCATGCGGAGGCCAAGATTCGGCCAGTCCAAGCACTTCTTCCGATTCATCCGGATCCGACGGAAAGAGAACCGTCGTTGTTGGCGGTTTGTATGATATTACAGGAGGTACCGGAGATGTAGGAACCCCTTATGCGGAAGGGGAAAAAGCTTACTTCGAGTATTTGGAAATGAAAGGTGGAGTGGAAGGGCTGAATTTAAAACTAATCGGTAAAGACTACGCTTATCAAATTCCGGAAGCGCAAAAACTTTATCAAGAATTGCGTGACAAGGAAAAGGCTGTTGCCATATTAGGTTGGGGTACAGGGGATACGGAAGCGTTAAGACAACAAGTTGCTTCTGATCAGCTGCCATTCATTTCAGCTTCCTATTCCGAAAACTTGAAAAATATTAAAGAAAGTCCATATAACTTCTTAACCGCCGCTTCTTATTCCGATCAAGGACGGGCAATCCTGAAATGGATTGTTGAAAATCATGAAGGTGACACCCCTCCGACACTGGCGCTTCTTTATAATGATACAGCATTCGGTAGATCACCGATTGAAGATATCAAAGCCTATGCTAAAGAAGTCGGAGTGGAAGTGGTAGATGAACAGGTGATTGATGTTCAGGCAACAGAAGCCCAATCCCAATTGCTGAATATGGAAAAGAAAAATCCGGATTATGCGATTATTCAACAAACATGGGGAGCAACTTCAACCATTTTGCGTGATGCCAAAACATTGGGCATCGATACGCAATTTATCGGTTTAAACTGGGCAGCGGGAGAAGGAATCATTGATATCGTTGGAGCGGATGTTGCCGAAGGATATATGGGCATCCTTTCCCACGCATTTCCATATGAAGATATGCCAGGGATGGCTGAAATTAAAGAGTATTTGGATGCAAAAGGCAAGACGATTGATGATATCAACCAAAAATTTGTACAGGGATGGGTTGCTGCAAAAATAATGGTTGAAGCAATCAAAATCGCTGCTGAAAAATACCCTGATGGAGATTTGACAGGTCCACAAATTCGTGAAGGTCTTGAATCCATTCAAAATCTGGACTTGGGAGGACTTGCCGCAAACGTATCATTTGCACCGGATAATCATGCCGGAACA
- a CDS encoding branched-chain amino acid ABC transporter permease, with product MRNLFVRECGNYKTSYKKDMKLFGTKSEIIKWLILLIILLTLPLYASNYWVGLLTLCAISAIGAIGLNILTGFTGQISIGVGAFLGVGGYTTAILTTTYGLSFWISLPLAGIVTALVGGLFGIPSLRLKGLYLAIATLAAQVIITFIISRWDSVTGGTAGMVLSRPVIGNYVLTSNASYYYLTIIILMLTVLYSVNLLRTRVGRAFLAVRDRDIAAQIMGINLFYYKVLAFIISSFFVGIAGALLAHYTMIVSPELYNIQVSIQYLAMVLIGGLGSILGSILGAIFITLLPVGLTSVVDLLTAYMPDLYQLFSAFKEFVFGLAIILFLIFEPGGLAHIWQNIKNYFRVWPFSY from the coding sequence ATGAGGAATTTGTTTGTGAGAGAATGCGGAAACTATAAAACTTCCTATAAAAAGGATATGAAGCTCTTTGGTACAAAGAGTGAAATCATAAAATGGCTCATTTTATTGATCATTCTGCTGACATTGCCGCTATATGCCTCCAACTATTGGGTGGGTCTGTTGACGCTATGCGCCATTTCTGCAATTGGCGCCATCGGATTGAACATTTTGACGGGATTTACCGGCCAGATTTCAATCGGAGTCGGCGCCTTTTTAGGGGTTGGAGGATATACAACAGCCATTTTGACAACAACTTATGGATTAAGTTTCTGGATATCCCTTCCTTTGGCGGGGATTGTCACAGCGTTGGTGGGAGGTTTGTTTGGAATCCCTTCACTAAGGCTGAAAGGATTATATTTGGCCATTGCTACACTCGCCGCCCAAGTCATCATTACATTCATCATCAGCCGATGGGACAGTGTGACGGGCGGGACGGCAGGGATGGTATTAAGCCGGCCGGTCATTGGAAATTATGTTCTCACATCGAATGCTTCTTACTATTACTTAACCATCATCATTTTAATGTTGACTGTACTTTATTCGGTAAACCTGTTAAGAACAAGGGTCGGGCGGGCGTTTTTGGCGGTTCGGGACCGGGATATTGCGGCACAAATCATGGGCATCAACTTGTTTTACTATAAGGTGTTGGCCTTTATTATCAGTTCCTTTTTCGTAGGAATCGCCGGTGCATTGCTGGCCCACTACACAATGATTGTGAGCCCGGAACTTTACAATATTCAAGTTTCCATTCAGTACCTCGCCATGGTGTTGATTGGCGGATTGGGAAGCATCCTGGGTTCCATCTTAGGGGCGATTTTCATCACTTTGTTGCCGGTTGGACTCACTTCTGTCGTTGACCTGTTAACCGCCTACATGCCGGATCTTTACCAATTATTCTCCGCCTTCAAAGAATTTGTTTTCGGTTTGGCGATTATTCTCTTCCTAATATTTGAGCCGGGCGGTTTAGCGCATATTTGGCAAAACATTAAAAACTATTTTAGAGTCTGGCCATTCTCTTACTAA
- a CDS encoding branched-chain amino acid ABC transporter permease has protein sequence MFLLQMLINGIVVGSIYGLVALGFVLIYRASGALNLANGEFVLFGPYICLVIMTSLNVPFLAAFIGTLIFSAVLGLVVERLVIRQLQNAPTISVIMATLGLSSLLAGAVHIIWGHSTRTFPPVFPQTPLNLGGIIVTPVYLWSFIIVVILLIVFSIFFKFSKIGLAMRAVADDRQAALSMGMSVKFVLAVTWMIAAMVAGIGGILLGNINGVNPTMSAIGLTVLPVVILGGLDSVIGAIIGGFLIGIIQNLAGGYLDPLVGGGLKDVVPFIVVLLILMLKPHGLFGSRGIERV, from the coding sequence ATGTTCTTATTGCAAATGCTTATTAATGGGATTGTCGTCGGCAGCATTTATGGTCTTGTTGCCTTGGGATTTGTATTGATTTATCGGGCAAGTGGTGCGCTGAATCTTGCAAATGGCGAATTTGTTCTATTTGGTCCGTACATTTGCTTAGTCATCATGACCTCATTAAACGTGCCTTTCCTTGCAGCGTTTATAGGTACGTTAATCTTTAGCGCGGTCCTGGGGCTGGTTGTCGAGCGACTGGTCATTCGGCAATTGCAAAATGCCCCAACCATTTCCGTCATCATGGCAACTCTTGGATTATCCAGTTTACTCGCGGGTGCAGTCCATATTATTTGGGGGCATTCAACCAGAACATTTCCACCGGTATTTCCTCAGACACCGTTAAATTTGGGAGGCATCATCGTCACTCCCGTCTACTTATGGTCCTTTATCATTGTCGTGATTTTGTTGATTGTTTTTTCGATTTTCTTCAAGTTTTCCAAGATTGGACTTGCCATGCGGGCCGTAGCCGACGACCGGCAAGCTGCATTATCCATGGGGATGAGCGTGAAGTTTGTTTTAGCGGTGACATGGATGATTGCCGCAATGGTTGCCGGCATCGGTGGAATTTTGCTTGGAAACATCAATGGAGTCAATCCTACGATGTCTGCCATCGGTTTGACGGTTTTGCCCGTGGTCATTCTTGGAGGTCTTGATAGTGTCATCGGTGCGATTATTGGAGGATTTCTGATTGGCATCATTCAAAACTTGGCAGGCGGCTATTTAGATCCTCTCGTAGGGGGAGGTTTAAAAGATGTAGTGCCATTCATTGTCGTTCTCTTAATTTTAATGCTAAAACCACATGGCTTATTTGGCAGCCGTGGTATTGAGAGGGTGTAA
- a CDS encoding AMP-binding protein produces MVKEVTLPFLLVERANQDSSGVALRQKQLGIWKEITWNDYLENVKKLSIALHKHLDFKAGEILAIIGENKPQWLYAQLATQTIGGISAGIYQESLPEQIRYYLNDLKPRIVIVEDQEQVDKLLSIEKDIPFVEHIVHYDVRGLRHYQNPKLISMKELLKIGEEHLKVHPAFFEQQITLLSGHQEALISYSAATSGDPKAAVYTHHQLIEAAKNLIQLDEMKKTDDYFSFLPLAWIHEQIMGIVIPIVIGLTVNFPERPDTVIGDLREIGPQTVVASPRVYQSIMSNVQVRLEGASWLNRKVYQLFKKYGDKRAKAKLEKIRLSAFDRFMYFLGDAIVFSAIRDHLGFARTRRAYVIGAALHPEAFYFYHGIGVNIKQTYGGTEVAGIAIVQRDDDIKAGSSGVALPNTEVKIGIDGLVYLKNNAIFSRYLKPEHQRWIVDGWISLGDKGFIDKDGHLFILDRKEDVIVMPKGEIYPHKIENIIKSSPYIQEAVVVGKNRPFLTALINIDMTTVGRWADKRRIIYTEFSDLSVNKDVIEFIEQEMIRLMDELPPQERVKKLILLPKQFTADAGELTRTLKIRRNHVENTYKDLIDAMYSNNGTVQVRISEAEIPLQIIQLERNLEVTEDVLIANAY; encoded by the coding sequence ATGGTAAAAGAGGTGACGTTGCCATTTCTATTAGTAGAACGGGCAAATCAGGATTCCTCTGGAGTCGCTTTAAGGCAGAAACAGTTGGGGATATGGAAGGAAATCACATGGAACGATTATTTAGAAAATGTCAAAAAACTCTCGATTGCATTGCATAAGCATCTTGATTTCAAGGCGGGAGAAATCCTCGCAATCATCGGGGAAAATAAACCCCAATGGTTATATGCCCAGCTCGCAACACAAACCATTGGCGGAATTTCGGCGGGAATCTATCAGGAATCTTTGCCAGAGCAAATCCGATATTATTTAAATGATCTGAAGCCGAGAATCGTTATTGTGGAAGACCAGGAACAAGTCGATAAATTGTTATCCATTGAGAAGGATATCCCGTTTGTTGAACATATTGTCCACTATGATGTTCGGGGGTTGCGTCATTACCAAAACCCCAAATTAATCTCCATGAAAGAGTTATTAAAAATTGGAGAAGAACATTTAAAAGTACACCCTGCTTTCTTTGAACAACAAATCACTTTGCTAAGCGGTCATCAGGAAGCACTCATTTCCTATAGTGCGGCAACCAGCGGAGATCCCAAAGCGGCTGTGTATACCCATCATCAATTGATAGAAGCGGCAAAAAACTTGATTCAACTGGATGAAATGAAAAAAACGGATGACTACTTTTCTTTTTTACCGCTTGCATGGATTCATGAGCAGATTATGGGCATCGTAATCCCTATTGTAATAGGGTTAACAGTGAATTTTCCGGAGCGGCCTGATACGGTGATCGGCGATTTAAGAGAAATTGGTCCCCAAACGGTGGTGGCTTCACCAAGAGTGTACCAATCAATCATGTCCAATGTGCAGGTGCGTTTAGAGGGAGCCAGCTGGTTGAATAGAAAAGTGTATCAATTGTTCAAAAAATACGGGGATAAACGGGCAAAAGCAAAGTTGGAAAAAATCCGCTTGTCCGCTTTTGATCGATTCATGTACTTCCTTGGAGATGCCATTGTCTTTAGTGCGATACGTGACCACTTGGGATTTGCAAGAACGAGAAGGGCCTATGTGATAGGAGCGGCTTTGCATCCTGAAGCGTTCTATTTTTACCATGGCATCGGAGTGAATATTAAACAGACCTATGGCGGGACAGAAGTTGCAGGAATTGCCATTGTCCAACGGGATGATGACATCAAAGCAGGCAGTTCCGGAGTGGCGCTTCCGAATACGGAAGTGAAAATTGGGATCGACGGTCTTGTCTATTTGAAAAATAATGCGATCTTCTCCAGATATTTAAAACCGGAACATCAAAGATGGATCGTGGATGGATGGATTTCCCTCGGAGATAAAGGGTTTATTGATAAAGACGGTCATTTATTTATTTTAGACCGGAAAGAAGACGTCATCGTCATGCCGAAAGGAGAAATTTATCCTCATAAAATTGAAAATATCATAAAGTCCAGCCCTTATATTCAAGAAGCCGTTGTAGTGGGAAAAAACCGTCCATTTTTGACGGCGCTCATTAACATAGATATGACTACGGTTGGAAGATGGGCGGACAAACGGCGGATAATATATACAGAATTTTCTGATTTATCTGTAAATAAAGATGTGATTGAATTCATCGAGCAAGAAATGATAAGGCTGATGGACGAATTGCCGCCGCAAGAACGGGTGAAAAAACTCATCCTGTTGCCCAAACAGTTCACGGCAGATGCCGGTGAACTGACACGGACATTAAAAATCAGAAGGAATCATGTGGAAAACACTTATAAAGATCTTATTGATGCAATGTATTCCAACAATGGGACGGTTCAAGTCCGCATATCGGAAGCGGAAATACCATTGCAAATCATTCAATTGGAGCGGAATTTGGAGGTGACTGAGGATGTTCTTATTGCAAATGCTTATTAA
- a CDS encoding ABC transporter ATP-binding protein, translating to MGPILEIENVSLHFGGVKALDQVSFSINEGEIFSLIGPNGAGKTSMLNCISGLYQPTSGSIRYKGKDITDMKPYERTALGIARAFQNIALFAHMSVLDNIKLGRHTLMKSGVFSGGIYVGKASKEEIEHREKVEEVIEFLELQDIRHKPVGTLPYGLQKRVEVGRALALNPELILLDEPMAGMNGAEKERMSQFILDMHEVMKTTVVLIEHDLGVVMSLSHHIAVLDFGKRIGFGTPKEVRENPDVIKAYIGEDTVIEGGKTW from the coding sequence TTGGGGCCGATTTTGGAGATAGAAAATGTTTCATTGCATTTTGGAGGAGTAAAAGCTTTAGATCAAGTTTCTTTTTCTATCAATGAAGGTGAAATATTCTCACTTATTGGTCCAAATGGGGCAGGAAAAACAAGCATGCTGAATTGTATTAGCGGATTGTATCAACCGACGAGTGGATCCATCCGCTATAAAGGAAAAGATATAACGGACATGAAGCCTTATGAACGGACTGCCTTGGGAATTGCCCGAGCCTTTCAAAATATCGCTTTGTTTGCTCATATGTCGGTGTTGGACAATATTAAATTGGGCAGACATACTTTGATGAAATCCGGCGTGTTCAGCGGCGGAATTTATGTTGGAAAGGCTTCAAAGGAAGAAATTGAACATCGCGAAAAAGTGGAGGAAGTGATTGAATTTTTGGAGCTGCAAGACATTCGCCACAAACCGGTGGGAACCCTTCCTTATGGCCTTCAAAAACGGGTGGAAGTTGGACGGGCATTAGCGTTGAATCCGGAGCTAATTTTGTTGGATGAACCGATGGCTGGCATGAACGGCGCTGAAAAGGAAAGGATGTCGCAATTTATCCTGGATATGCACGAAGTCATGAAAACGACTGTGGTTCTGATCGAACATGATTTGGGAGTGGTCATGAGTTTATCTCATCACATTGCGGTGCTGGACTTTGGAAAACGGATAGGGTTTGGCACGCCAAAAGAAGTCAGAGAAAATCCAGATGTTATTAAAGCTTATATTGGAGAGGATACCGTTATTGAAGGGGGAAAAACATGGTAA
- a CDS encoding KinB-signaling pathway activation protein: MTIRNWFKFFLMCMLIGGIVTGVAGLIIRWNFFNDYLAAGEIGEFLAAFLWMIFLGFTMSVIAQAGFFAYLTIHQIGVGVFRTLTLWNWVQVLLMIVVIGDLIIFRFAPAAENVKDWLFYIGLLILLISGAIATAIKKVQLTGKKHILISAMFFMIVITSLEWIIPLMGRKGNIDTYVALLLFPLVAVNAYQILALPKYNKKSDEDRKKLEERKKARQQKKLNMKNIANESK, encoded by the coding sequence GTGACAATACGAAATTGGTTTAAATTTTTCTTGATGTGTATGCTCATAGGCGGTATCGTCACAGGCGTGGCAGGTCTCATCATTCGTTGGAATTTTTTTAATGATTACTTGGCTGCAGGAGAAATCGGAGAATTCCTTGCTGCTTTTCTTTGGATGATTTTTTTGGGTTTCACCATGAGCGTAATTGCTCAAGCAGGCTTCTTTGCTTACTTGACCATTCATCAAATTGGGGTTGGCGTTTTCAGAACGTTAACGTTATGGAACTGGGTACAAGTTTTGCTGATGATTGTCGTTATAGGAGATTTGATTATTTTCCGCTTTGCCCCTGCCGCTGAAAATGTGAAAGATTGGCTGTTTTATATCGGTTTGCTGATACTCCTGATTTCCGGCGCAATTGCAACAGCAATCAAAAAAGTCCAATTGACCGGCAAAAAGCATATTTTGATATCGGCAATGTTCTTTATGATTGTTATCACATCATTAGAATGGATTATTCCTTTGATGGGACGCAAAGGCAATATTGATACATATGTTGCTTTGTTGTTGTTCCCTTTGGTGGCTGTAAACGCTTATCAAATATTAGCTTTGCCAAAATACAATAAAAAATCAGATGAAGACCGTAAAAAATTAGAGGAACGAAAAAAAGCGAGACAACAGAAAAAGTTGAATATGAAAAATATTGCAAACGAGTCAAAATGA
- the gerD gene encoding spore germination lipoprotein GerD: protein MNNPLFNRLLTLLLILILLASCSESPNAQPSYEEVKKIVVDAIQTEEGKKAIRQLLEDPSFRELVVLEHDEVETAINNSLMSDQASDFWKKTFEDPKFKESMAKSMKEQQTEIMKQLMKDASFQEDLISFFGQPEMKKELESILKSAELRKEIEKVVMETIESPLLQTKWQELIKKSGESGGSKEKEKGKEESGGQEGQGQDGGGS, encoded by the coding sequence GTGAATAATCCCCTGTTCAATCGATTGTTAACCCTGTTGTTGATATTGATTTTGCTTGCGAGTTGTTCTGAATCACCGAATGCGCAACCTTCTTATGAAGAAGTGAAAAAAATCGTTGTTGATGCGATTCAAACAGAAGAGGGCAAAAAGGCGATACGGCAATTATTAGAAGATCCCAGCTTCAGGGAACTGGTGGTGCTTGAGCATGACGAAGTGGAAACAGCTATCAACAACTCATTGATGTCAGATCAGGCTTCCGATTTCTGGAAAAAGACCTTTGAAGATCCGAAGTTTAAGGAATCGATGGCGAAAAGCATGAAAGAACAGCAGACCGAAATCATGAAGCAATTGATGAAAGATGCGTCCTTTCAAGAAGACTTGATTTCTTTCTTTGGACAGCCTGAGATGAAGAAAGAATTGGAATCTATCCTAAAAAGCGCGGAATTGAGGAAAGAGATTGAAAAAGTGGTAATGGAAACAATTGAAAGTCCATTACTGCAAACAAAATGGCAAGAGTTGATTAAAAAGAGCGGTGAATCCGGTGGTTCTAAAGAAAAAGAAAAAGGAAAAGAAGAAAGTGGTGGACAAGAAGGGCAAGGACAAGATGGTGGAGGCAGCTAA
- a CDS encoding P-loop NTPase: MINEQQVREIVGQLEDPFLHRTLKETNGIVNVSIKEEKNHVSVKVAIAKTNTPEQLQLQMKIVEKLKEAGASTVGIRFEELPAEVIESFRGKATEEETHDILSPLSTVKVIAIASGKGGVGKSTVSVNLAVALARLGKKVGLVDADIYGFSVPDMMGIEEMPTVKNDRIYPVERKGVKVISMGFFVENNAPIIWRGPMLGKVLDQFLRDVEWGDIDYLLLDLPPGTGDVALDVHQALPASREIIVTTPHPTAAFVAARAGAMAVQTNHEVLGVIENMSWYESKSGEREYVFGKGGGQKLAEELRTDLLGQIPLGQPDWNDEDFAPSIYEPDHPTGKIYMDIAQKVIDKLEQ; encoded by the coding sequence GTGATTAATGAACAACAAGTCCGCGAAATTGTAGGACAACTGGAAGACCCGTTTTTACATAGAACGCTGAAAGAAACAAACGGTATCGTCAATGTATCAATAAAAGAAGAAAAAAATCATGTAAGCGTTAAAGTGGCGATTGCCAAAACAAATACGCCGGAACAATTGCAATTGCAGATGAAAATCGTTGAGAAGTTAAAGGAAGCCGGCGCTTCCACAGTTGGAATTCGATTTGAAGAACTGCCAGCTGAAGTCATTGAAAGTTTCCGCGGAAAAGCGACAGAAGAAGAGACGCATGATATTTTATCGCCTTTATCCACAGTAAAAGTGATTGCCATTGCATCAGGGAAAGGCGGCGTCGGAAAATCTACCGTATCCGTCAATTTGGCGGTTGCTTTAGCACGTTTAGGAAAAAAAGTGGGCTTGGTCGATGCGGATATTTATGGATTCAGTGTTCCTGATATGATGGGAATCGAAGAAATGCCAACTGTAAAAAATGATCGGATTTATCCTGTGGAACGTAAAGGGGTTAAGGTCATTTCCATGGGATTCTTTGTGGAAAACAACGCACCGATCATTTGGCGCGGGCCAATGCTGGGAAAAGTGTTGGATCAATTCTTACGCGATGTTGAATGGGGAGATATCGACTATCTTCTATTGGATTTGCCGCCGGGAACTGGTGACGTAGCGCTGGATGTTCACCAAGCATTGCCAGCTTCAAGAGAAATCATTGTCACAACTCCACATCCAACAGCGGCATTTGTCGCAGCACGTGCTGGAGCAATGGCGGTTCAAACGAATCATGAAGTGCTTGGCGTTATTGAAAACATGTCTTGGTATGAGTCAAAATCCGGCGAGCGGGAATATGTCTTTGGCAAAGGCGGAGGACAAAAACTTGCGGAAGAATTGCGCACGGATTTATTGGGACAAATCCCGTTAGGACAACCTGATTGGAATGACGAAGATTTTGCACCTTCCATTTACGAACCAGACCATCCAACGGGCAAAATTTATATGGATATTGCTCAAAAAGTGATTGATAAATTGGAACAATAA
- the cwlD gene encoding N-acetylmuramoyl-L-alanine amidase CwlD, with protein sequence MKRWIALIVILLCCLLVVMYETSASDNRFFLPEPLGGVRIVIDAGHGGIDGGASAENVIEKDVTLAIAKKVERKLKRLGAEVVMTRTTDGDVLSEHAPSEEFATLRERKKQDIFLREQIVKENDPDIFITIHANAIPEEKWRGAQVFYHKEGHPNSELLAKAIQSSIKEKLQNTDREALAIKQIYLLKKAEVPAVLVETGFLSNPEERALLSDGKYQEKMADAIVDGIENYVNLEIE encoded by the coding sequence TTGAAACGATGGATTGCACTAATTGTCATTTTGCTCTGCTGTTTGTTGGTGGTGATGTATGAGACAAGCGCGTCAGATAATCGATTTTTCCTTCCGGAGCCACTTGGAGGGGTGAGAATCGTGATCGATGCAGGCCATGGAGGAATTGATGGAGGCGCATCGGCGGAAAATGTAATTGAAAAAGATGTTACACTGGCAATTGCAAAAAAAGTGGAAAGAAAATTAAAACGTTTGGGTGCGGAAGTGGTCATGACAAGAACAACGGATGGAGACGTGCTTTCGGAACATGCACCTAGCGAAGAATTTGCCACTTTACGGGAGAGGAAAAAACAAGATATCTTTTTACGGGAACAGATTGTAAAAGAAAACGATCCTGATATTTTCATCACCATCCATGCAAATGCAATCCCGGAAGAAAAATGGAGAGGCGCACAAGTGTTTTACCATAAAGAAGGTCACCCAAACAGCGAACTGCTTGCGAAAGCCATCCAATCTTCCATTAAGGAAAAGCTGCAAAATACCGATCGGGAAGCTTTAGCCATCAAACAAATTTACTTATTGAAAAAAGCGGAAGTTCCAGCTGTTCTTGTGGAAACGGGATTTTTGAGCAATCCGGAAGAAAGAGCCTTATTATCAGATGGAAAATATCAAGAAAAAATGGCGGATGCAATTGTGGACGGAATTGAAAACTATGTAAATTTGGAGATTGAATAA
- a CDS encoding ABC transporter ATP-binding protein, which translates to MNRLQESLSGRGRGPGRGHGPAAKAKNQKATLKRIWSYLKKQRISIISVIFLVVITSILNILGPFMIGYIIDHYILPLDIKGTVRMGLLLAAIFISSSLLTWLQTFIMIRASLKTIQNLRLELFEKLQSLPIPFFDQKQQGDLMSRMTNDIDNLNFALSQSVIQIISSILSLVGTAIAMLYLNWILAIVTLLVIPLIVFATKQIIKRSSVNYRNRQRDLGNLNGYIEETISNSEIVTLFGKEQQTIQQFGQANEKLRHSAMRSEIVSGLLGPTNNFINNLGQGLIIGAGAVLAVNSLVSVGVIASFLTYARQFFRPINQLSNLLNTFQSAIAGAERVFEILDEPVEVMDSPHALPKRPLEGNVEFRNVSFHYVKDKPVLKNLSFKVNAGEIVALVGPTGSGKTTIVQLLSRFYDVTGGEILIDGVNIKSYSMEHLRDSIGVVLQDTYLFSGTVRENIRFGKLDATDEEVERAAKIAYAHSFIKYLPEQYETIIESGGKNLSQGQRQLIAIARAILKDPDILILDEATSSIDTMTEVHIQKGLNNLMKGRTSFVIAHRLKTIESADRILVIKDGEIVEQGNHESLMKLNGFYAQLQKQSLQGEDL; encoded by the coding sequence ATGAATAGATTGCAGGAATCCCTTTCCGGCAGAGGCCGTGGTCCGGGCAGGGGTCATGGGCCGGCTGCAAAGGCAAAAAATCAAAAGGCCACCCTCAAACGGATTTGGAGTTATTTAAAGAAACAAAGGATAAGCATTATCAGCGTCATTTTTCTTGTTGTGATTACATCCATATTAAATATTTTAGGACCTTTTATGATTGGATACATTATCGACCATTATATTTTGCCTCTCGATATAAAAGGGACTGTCCGAATGGGACTATTGCTTGCCGCCATTTTCATTTCATCTTCCCTTTTAACTTGGTTGCAAACCTTTATCATGATTCGGGCATCATTAAAAACCATTCAAAATTTGAGGCTTGAGCTGTTTGAAAAATTGCAGTCATTGCCCATTCCGTTTTTCGACCAAAAACAGCAAGGCGATTTGATGAGCCGTATGACAAACGATATCGACAATTTGAATTTCGCCCTTTCCCAAAGCGTTATTCAAATTATATCGTCTATATTATCGCTTGTTGGAACAGCCATTGCGATGTTGTATTTAAATTGGATTCTGGCGATTGTGACTCTTCTTGTGATTCCATTAATTGTTTTCGCGACAAAGCAAATTATCAAACGGAGCAGCGTGAATTATCGGAATCGCCAACGGGATTTGGGAAATCTGAATGGATATATTGAAGAAACAATCTCCAATTCGGAAATTGTGACTCTTTTCGGGAAAGAACAACAGACGATTCAACAGTTCGGTCAAGCAAATGAAAAACTGCGCCATTCCGCGATGCGCTCAGAAATTGTATCCGGTTTGTTGGGTCCGACGAATAACTTTATCAATAACCTTGGGCAAGGATTAATCATTGGAGCAGGTGCGGTTTTGGCGGTGAACTCCCTTGTTTCGGTGGGGGTGATTGCCTCTTTCTTAACTTATGCAAGACAATTTTTCCGTCCAATCAATCAATTATCGAACTTATTGAACACCTTTCAATCGGCCATCGCCGGTGCAGAAAGGGTATTTGAAATATTGGATGAACCGGTTGAAGTGATGGATTCCCCACATGCCCTTCCCAAACGTCCATTGGAAGGAAATGTGGAATTCCGCAATGTCAGTTTTCATTATGTAAAAGATAAGCCGGTATTAAAAAATCTTTCTTTTAAAGTGAATGCCGGTGAAATCGTTGCCCTTGTCGGTCCGACGGGTTCAGGAAAAACAACGATTGTCCAGTTATTGAGCCGATTTTATGATGTGACAGGCGGGGAAATCTTGATTGATGGTGTGAATATAAAATCCTATTCCATGGAACATTTGCGGGATTCCATTGGCGTCGTGCTGCAAGATACCTACTTATTTTCCGGAACGGTGAGAGAAAATATCCGGTTCGGGAAACTGGATGCGACGGATGAAGAAGTGGAAAGGGCGGCAAAAATCGCATATGCCCATTCGTTTATTAAATATTTGCCGGAACAATATGAAACCATCATCGAATCGGGCGGCAAAAACTTGAGCCAGGGACAAAGACAACTCATTGCCATTGCCCGGGCCATTTTAAAAGACCCCGACATTTTAATTTTGGATGAAGCGACTTCCAGCATCGACACAATGACCGAAGTGCATATCCAGAAAGGATTAAATAATTTGATGAAAGGCCGTACCAGCTTTGTCATTGCCCATCGTTTAAAAACCATCGAAAGTGCCGACCGCATATTGGTCATTAAAGATGGGGAAATTGTTGAGCAAGGAAACCATGAATCCTTAATGAAATTGAATGGATTTTATGCCCAATTGCAAAAACAATCCCTTCAAGGAGAAGACCTTTAA